One part of the Phragmites australis chromosome 3, lpPhrAust1.1, whole genome shotgun sequence genome encodes these proteins:
- the LOC133910966 gene encoding uncharacterized protein LOC133910966 yields MAAAAAAAAPTRAEVLSLFRSFLRSARQFSDYNIREYTRRRAADAFRENRALADAPAAAAAFAEGKKQLEVAKRQALVYSLYAPKAKSVMEMKLQ; encoded by the coding sequence atggcggcggcagcggcggcggcggcaccgacGAGAGCGGAGGTGCTATCTCTCTTCCGGTCCTTCCTCCGCTCAGCGAGGCAGTTCTCCGACTACAACATCCGCGAGTACacgcgccgccgcgccgcggaCGCCTTCCGCGAGAACCGCGCCCTCGCCGACgcgccggccgcggcggcggcgttcgCGGAGGGGAAGAAGCAGCTAGAGGTGGCGAAGAGGCAGGCCTTGGTGTACTCGCTCTACGCCCCCAAGGCCAAGAGCgtgatggagatgaagctgCAGTGA
- the LOC133910489 gene encoding uncharacterized protein LOC133910489 yields the protein MGFIHRRTSKQTSKVKTLLGLALSRLAVARRPRLARKSISRGDVSQLLAFGHLDRALHRAEQVIEEDNMLEAFDIIELYCNRLIEHAVQLDKPHECGEDIREAAAGIIFAAGWCGDLPELPFARTILANKFGSDFTATVKEGTGIVDPMLVWKLSGNKTNMELKKKVMKEIAAENNILVDFSEFPEAAEQDGKSNIPHYHEFDHETMYQDDMDESSDEENPCNISNSDGSSDEQLKPKKVTASVRTRR from the exons ATGGGCTTCATCCACAGGAGGACGTCCAAGCAGACCTCCAAGGTTAAGACGCTTCTGGGGCTCGCCTTGTCACGGCTCGCCGTTGCCCGGCGACCCCGCCTTGCTCGCAAGTCAATTTCCCGCGGCGATGTCAGCCAGCTCCTCGCCTTTGGCCACCTCGACCGTGCTCTCCATCGC GCAGAGCAGGTCATAGAGGAGGACAACATGCTGGAGGCGTTCGACATCATAGAGCTTTACTGCAATCGCCTCATCGAACACGCTGTGCAGTTAGATAAGCCTCA TGAATGTGGCGAGGACATTCGGGAGGCAGCCGCCGGAATCATATTTGCAGCCGGGTGGTGCGGCGACCTGCCGGAGCTGCCGTTTGCACGCACTATTCTGGCAAACAAATTCGGCAGCGACTTCACTGCGACGGTAAAGGAGGGAACCGGCATCGTCGATCCCATG TTGGTGTGGAAGTTGTCTGGCAACAAAACAAACATGGAGCTGAAGAAGAAGGTAATGAAAGAGATAGCCGCTGAGAATAACATCCTGGTGGACTTTTCTGAGTTCCCAGAAGCGGCTGAACAGGACGGCAAAAGCAACATTCCACATTATCACGAGTTCGACCACGAAACGATGTACCAGGATGACATGGATGAAAGTTCAGA CGAGGAGAATCCGTGCAACATTTCCAACTCTGATGGATCAAGCGATGAGCAGCTGAAACCCAAGAAGGTGACAGCTTCGGTGCGCACAAGACGATGA